The genomic interval ACGAGCAGGCCTTCTGTCTAGGAAATCAAATCATTCTTGTATAATGGGAATAAACTAATTAAAATGCACACAAAGATCTTGTTCACATTAGCAAAAAGAACTCTCTCCAGATATCTAGGAGAAAACCCAGGAAAACACATGTGAGCTCTTTACGGGGAAGACGGGAAGGCCTGAGAGACGTGTGTGCGTGGAGAGGGTGTCGGGTCCACAGAGGGGAAGACCCAGTGCGTGTGCACGTTGGCCCCATGAATCCGCAGCTTCATGCAGTGGTAGGTCAGTTTCATGGTGGCAAGATTCACCTTCAGACGCCACAAGGTCCTGGGGAAGAAGAGGTCCTGTCTCCCGACAAGGGCGGGAAGCAGTCCCAGGAGCCACCAGAGGCCTTGTCTTGCTGCTGACTGGCAGAAATGGCCAGGTTGGCCACGTCTGACTCAGACCAGGCTCGCCCCAGGGCTGGGTGGGAGTCAGTGTCCCTGAGCAGCGAGCCCTGAGCAGCATTGTGGGTCCCAAAGCATGGAAGGAGTGCGTGCTGGAGaggcaagccagccagcccaCGCCTGGGAGCCCACCCAGGGGACAGCCACAGGTAGCTGCAAATAATCTTGTCCAGGTGGAGACCCAGGCATTCCCACGTGGCCATGGGGAAGAGTGGGGGTTGGGAGGCCGTGGTGAGAGGGAGGGACACGTGAGGATCATGTGGGCAGGACCCCAACACCACAAGGGTGGGGTGGGCTGAGGCATGAAACTGGATCGCCCTAGAGTGAAATGTAAGCTCCAGCACGCTGGCACCACTGAAGACACAGGAGCCATCAAAGTCCAGAAGGGGCCCCGCCGGGCACGCCCCACTCTTTCGCCATGGCTGGTGCTGGGCAGGGCCGCGGGGCTGCAGTCTGGGTGCAAGGCTCAGAGTCATTTCTCTGTGGGTAGGGAGTGCACAGGTGTGCGTTCGCTTCGAGAACCATTCCCAAAGTCAGACCGCAGCCTCTGCACCAACCATCGGGGGCCAGTGGCCGCCCCCAGAGCCTCAGGGACCCTGTCCTTTGAGTCCACGCCTAAACCCACGTGGGAATGATTGGGAGGCGTGGGTGAGTTGGATGGGAAAAAAATTGGGAGGGGCAAGGGGGGGATCCAGAATGAAATCCAGAAGCGCAGAAGGAAGGCTGTGAGGAGCAGTGGGCCGCCTCCTGCAGGGCTCCCGGAGCCCCTACTTGTCCAGGCTGCCTGGTGAGACCCTGGGTCCTGGTGTCCTTGGCAGGTGCCAGCCTCCCCCGCTGACCACCATCACGAGTCAGCAGCTTCCCCCCCCGACCACATCCTTCTGCATTGACTGCCTCCTGTCCTGCTCTGGCCAGGCCCGTGTTCACGCTAGTTCTGTCCAGCCTCTCCCTGTGAGGCCAGCTTCAGCCCCAGCCCATGGTGACCATCCCGTTACCCATGGGCAGGATGCACTCCTCTCAGTGGCTGGCGAGGCACAGCCTGGTGCGGGCGCCACGGGGTCGGGCTGTGATCGCCTGTGGCCTCCCTGCAGGGCTGTGACTCCCTGACGCAGATCCAGTGCGGCCAGCTGCAGAGCCGCAGGGCCCAGATTCACCAGCAGATTGACAAGGAGCTGCAGATGCGGACGGGCGCTGAGAACCTCTACAGGTCAGTGCTTGAGGCTGCCCGGCCCCGGGAGCAGGGCCCACCTGGGTGAGGGGGGCAGGACAGCCACGCAGGCAGATGTCTGCCCCATGGCCGGGTCACAGAGACAGGTGCATGAGCAGCTGGGTCCTGGTGGGCACGTAGTAAAACGTGATGCTCAGCCATGACCCTCACAGACCTGCCTCCATGGGCCTCTGTGCTGGGCTGGAGGTGCCAGGAAACCAGTGTCCCTGCCGGGTGTGCAGCTTGGGAAGCCCCAACAGTGCACGTGGGGGCTTCTCAGAAGAGGCATGGTTGAGGCTGAGCTGTGGCAGGTGACGGCGCATCCCAAGGTTGGGGACCTGGGAGGGGGTGGAAGACCTGGGCTGCCTCTTCCTTAGAGCACGCCGCCTGTGTGCCACACATGAGTGCCCCTCGGTCCCCTTAGCACCTGCTACCTCCCTGCCCCCATCCTGGCCTTCCCTGGGGACCTCCGGTCCCTTTGCCAGGCCCTGATGCAGGCACAGAGAGGGGTGTGGCTCTCACCCACCATCCAAGGAGTGATGTTTGAGTGCTGTCGAGGGCTGTATGAGCCCCAAAGAAAGCCATGGTGCTGAGGGAGGTGCCCCCAGGCCAGAGTCGGAACATGCAGGTGCTGGGGTCGGGGTGATGAACTGTAGGGGGCATCACCTGTGAGCCCCCGGATCccactgctgcccctgccccacccatGGGGGGCAGACCCTGTCAGCGACGTCCTCTGTAGGGTGGGCTTGGAGCTTTGACAGGTCAGCTGGCAGGACGGCTGCAGTGGGCACGGGGCCTTTGGCTCTGCCTTAGGGCTGGGCTTTCAACTGCCGCGGCCTCCCTCAGAGCCACCAGCAACAACTGGGTGAGAGAGACGGTCGCCCTGGAGCTGAGCTACGTCAACTCCAACCTGCAGCTGCTgaaggaggagctggaggagctCAGCGGTGGCGTGGACCCTGGCCGGCATGGGAGGTGCAGATGGGGGCCGGGACAGCacgtgcgtgtatgtgtgtgtgcacgtgcgtgtgtgtgcatgtgtgtgcacgcatgtgtgtctctgtgtgtatatgtgtgcattgggtgtgtgcatgtgtgtgtgcatgcatgtgtctgtgtgcgcgtgtctgtgtctgcctgtgtctgtgtgtgcatctctgtgtgtgtgcgtgtgtctgtgtgtgcacgtgtctgtGCGTGCGTATGCATGTTTGCGTGTATGTGCACGTGTTTGCCTGTATGTGTGCCTGTATgcacgtgtgtctgtgtgtctgcgtgtgtgtgtctgtgtgtgcatgtgtgtgtctgtctgtgtgcacgtgtgtgcatatatgtgtgtatgcgcatgtgtgtctgcatgtgtatgcacgcatgtgtttgtgtgtgcatgtatgtgtgcgcatgtgtgtgcgtgcatatgtgtgtctctgtgtgtgtgtgtttgcttttgggGTGGTTTAGGACGGTGGGGGGGTGGTGCACAGGTGCAAGGATGCCCCCCAGGACACAGGCACACGTGCACACCCATGAGGGAGGGAGGCACCCTGTGCCACAGAGCCCTAGGAGTGGACCCCGGGCTGCCGTGGGCAGCAGGGTTTGGCCTTACAGTCTGAAGTCGGTGCTTCTGGTTATAGCGAAGCTGTCACTGTCCCCATGATCCCCCTGGGCCTGAAGGAGACCAAGGAGCTGGACTGGTCTACACCGCTGAAGGTAGGTACTGGCCTCCAAGCTCTGAGATACACGGCCCTGCCCTGGGACCAAGGGGGTCTTGGAGGCTTTCTGGTCCAGCTGTCTGGTCgaacagatagggaaactgaggcccagagggaggGAAGGTTAAAAGGGACACAAGGGACCTGGCAGAAATGGCCACAGGGACCCAGCCTCTGCTGCGTTCAGGGCCCGCAATGGTGCCTGCACCCCAGGCTGGGGCTGATCCCATAGAGTGGGTATGAACATGTGCCCTACCCTCGGATGGGCAATGCCCTAGGAGGATGGGGCCTGGAAGCCCCAGCCGGGGCACAGGGTCCAGGCTCGCCCATGGAGGGCACCACTGGCTTGGGGCCACACACCCAGCACTGGCTCACGAGGGTCCTGGGGAGAGCTAGAACAGACTGGCACTGCCTGGCAGGGCCCCACGGGAGCCACTGACTGTGTTCCGTGTCCGAGTCACTGAGTGGCAGATGGCACCTGCCTCCCGGCCATGGGGATGAATAAGGAAACGCACGTAAAAGTAGCGCTGagtctccaggcccagcttctGTGATGGGGTGGGGAAACCCCAGGGCCACAGGGGCTCCAACCCGCATCAACCCACCAGGCCCCTCCATACACATTGGCCCCCAGCCCTTCTCTGGGGCTTCCACTGAGGGGCCCAGGGCCCCCACGCTGCATGGCAGCCAGCCTGCTCTGCGGCACAGACCCTCCCTCCACCATGAGTCTTTTCCCAAGGTGGGTTGGGAGACCTCAgggaaggaggccaggcacaggggtACTGTGGATGCCAACACCTGCCCCCCATCAGGAGCTGATCTCAGTGCACTTCGGAGAGGACGGCGCCTCCTACGAGGCAGAAATCGGGGAGCTGGAGGCCCTGCGGCAGGTGTGTGgttcccccacccacccaccctcctgCAGCCCCGGGAGACACATGCAGAGGCTGAAGCTGAAGTCAGGAACAGACAGAGGAGCTCAGCGTAGACATCTCGAGGACATGGGGAGACGGGCGCGCCAGGGGCCCTGTGTGTCCAGACCCAGCCAGGGGGCGTGGAGGGGCTCCCAGGTGGCTCCGGTGCCGCATGCTGCTGGCCTTCGGGAGTCACAGCTGCCCAGGGCCCCACTGGCTTTGCCTCCCCGCCCCCCATGGTGCTGGTGCCCATGGAACTTCCCAGGGCAGTGTGTGTGAGTGGGGTGGGCCAGGGCGGTGGGGCCCAGCGGCTCCTGCCCTGCAGGCCATGCGGACCCCCAGCCGGAATGAGTCGGGCCTGGAGCTGCTCACAGCCTATTACAACCAGCTGTGCTTCCTGGATGCGCGCTTCCTCACCCCTGCCAGGAGCCTCGGGCTCTTCTTCCACTGGTAGGGGCTCTGCAGGCGGGGGCACCCTGGGGAGGGGAGGCCCGGCTGCGGGAACCGTGGGAACTCCACCCAGCCTGACCCAACCCTGCAGGTACGACTCGCTTACTGGGGTCCCGGCCCAGCAGCGTGCCCTGGCCTTCGAGAAGGGCAGCGTTCTCTTCAACATTGGCGCCCTCCACACGCAGATTGGGGCGCGCCAGGACCGCTCCTGTGCCGAGGGTGCCCGCCGCGCTATGGAGGCCTTCCAGAGGGCCGCTGGTGAGGGCGGCCCGGGCCACGGTGGGGCAGGGTGCGGTGCCAGGGTGTTGCAGAGCCCCTTTTGCAGGGCAGGAGCTGGGGAGTGGTTAGGACGTCAGTCCCTCAGGTAGGGGGAGTGAGCACATCAGGTCCATATGTGTCCCAGGAGCATCCCTAGCTGGCCGCCCTGAGTGCTGCATGGGGcagagatgggcaggtgcagggCCCTGCCTGTGTGAGCACCCCTCCCTCCGTAGGggccttcagcctcctgagggaGAACTTCTCCCATGCGCCGAGCCCAGACATGAGCGCTGCGTCCCTCTGCGCACTGGAGCAGCTCATGATGGCCCAGGCCCAGGAATGTGTGTTTGAGGGCCTCTCACCACCTGCCTCCATGGCCCCCCAAGACTGCCTGGCCCAGCTGCGCCTGGCGCAGGAGGCCGCCCAGGTGAGCTCGGGCACCCGTGTCAGGATGCAGGGGGTGGGGCCGAGCTGGGGTCAGAGCCCAGGTCCAGGCATGCGTGAGCTCTCCCGCCTCCTTCCTTGTGTGTCAGCCCCGAGCCAGCTGTTGTCCTGCTCCCTGGGGGGGCTGGTCAGGAACCTGGGGACCcgagcctctgcctccaggggaC from Gorilla gorilla gorilla isolate KB3781 chromosome 7, NHGRI_mGorGor1-v2.1_pri, whole genome shotgun sequence carries:
- the RHPN1 gene encoding rhophilin-1 isoform X4, which encodes MILEERPDGAGAGEESPRLQGCDSLTQIQCGQLQSRRAQIHQQIDKELQMRTGAENLYRATSNNWVRETVALELSYVNSNLQLLKEELEELSGGVDPGRHGSEAVTVPMIPLGLKETKELDWSTPLKELISVHFGEDGASYEAEIGELEALRQAMRTPSRNESGLELLTAYYNQLCFLDARFLTPARSLGLFFHWYDSLTGVPAQQRALAFEKGSVLFNIGALHTQIGARQDRSCAEGARRAMEAFQRAAGAFSLLRENFSHAPSPDMSAASLCALEQLMMAQAQECVFEGLSPPASMAPQDCLAQLRLAQEAAQVAAEYRLVHRTMAQPPVHDYVPVSWTALVHVKAEYFRSLAHYHVAMALCDGSPATEGELPTHEQVFLQPPTSSKPRGPVLPQELEERRQLGKAHLKRAILGQEEALRLHALCRVLREVDLLRAVISQTLQRSLAKYAELDREDDFCEAAEAPDIQRAPVCVLSQEPVAAGGARPPDPRRGRLWPHASGRLACPHRCCHSREPGRGGWPEGGRLHCVSEWAAMQVVETRGGGDGAEGCGRGGRQPAGGVAAAQL